A genomic segment from Geitlerinema sp. PCC 7407 encodes:
- a CDS encoding glucose-6-phosphate isomerase produces the protein MDAAALWKRYQDWLYYHAGLEFYLDISRMGFDEAFVEAMTPKFEKAFKDMAALEAGAIANPDEDRMVGHYWLRDPELAPTPEIKAEITQTLERIKAFAHQIHSGAIHPPQAPKFTDVLSIGIGGSALGPQFVAEALGAVNPPLTVHFIDNTDPAGIERVLAKVGDRLQSTLVITISKSGGTPETRNGMVEVQKAYADRGLSFPQYAIAITSEGSKLDQIATGEGWLDRFPMYDWVGGRTSELSAVGLLPAALQGIDIQGMLDGAKAMDQATRVSSLRHNPAALLALSWYYAGNGKGDKDMVVLPYKDSLLLFSRYLQQLVMESLGKELDLDGKQVYQGIAVYGNKGSTDQHAYVQQLREGVPNFFMTFIEVLRDRPGAAVEVEPNVTSGDYLSGLLQGTRQALYENHRDSITVTIGEVDAQRVGALIALYDRAVGLYASLVNINAYHQPGVEAGKKAAAAVLDLQRQVLQAIQSAGRPLSLGELAESLGAGDRIESIYLTLRHLAANDRGIRLEGDPGQPASLKVSAA, from the coding sequence ATGGATGCCGCTGCGCTCTGGAAACGTTATCAAGACTGGCTCTATTACCATGCAGGGCTGGAGTTTTATCTCGACATCAGCCGTATGGGCTTTGATGAGGCGTTTGTAGAAGCGATGACGCCGAAGTTTGAGAAGGCCTTCAAGGACATGGCGGCACTGGAAGCTGGGGCGATCGCCAACCCCGACGAAGACCGCATGGTGGGGCACTACTGGCTGCGCGACCCAGAGCTGGCCCCCACCCCCGAAATCAAGGCCGAAATCACCCAGACCCTAGAGCGGATCAAGGCCTTTGCTCACCAGATCCACAGCGGGGCCATTCATCCTCCCCAGGCTCCGAAATTCACCGATGTGTTGTCCATTGGGATTGGTGGCTCTGCCCTGGGTCCCCAGTTTGTCGCTGAGGCCCTAGGAGCCGTCAATCCGCCGCTGACGGTGCATTTCATTGACAATACCGACCCGGCGGGAATCGAGCGCGTGTTGGCCAAAGTGGGCGATCGCCTCCAGAGCACCCTGGTCATCACCATCTCCAAGTCCGGCGGCACCCCCGAAACCCGCAACGGCATGGTCGAGGTCCAAAAGGCCTACGCCGATCGCGGTTTGTCTTTCCCGCAGTACGCGATCGCCATCACCAGCGAAGGCAGTAAGCTCGACCAGATCGCCACTGGCGAAGGCTGGCTCGATCGCTTCCCCATGTACGACTGGGTGGGCGGTCGCACCTCGGAGCTGTCCGCCGTCGGCCTGCTGCCCGCCGCCCTCCAGGGCATCGACATCCAGGGCATGCTCGACGGGGCCAAGGCCATGGACCAGGCGACCCGAGTGTCTTCCCTGCGCCACAACCCGGCGGCGCTGCTGGCCCTGAGCTGGTACTACGCTGGCAACGGCAAAGGCGATAAGGACATGGTGGTCCTGCCCTACAAAGACAGCCTGCTCCTGTTTAGCCGCTATCTCCAGCAGCTCGTGATGGAGTCCCTGGGCAAAGAGCTCGACCTCGATGGCAAGCAGGTTTACCAAGGCATCGCGGTCTACGGCAACAAGGGCTCGACGGATCAGCATGCCTATGTGCAGCAGCTCCGGGAAGGCGTGCCCAATTTCTTCATGACCTTTATTGAGGTGCTGCGCGATCGCCCCGGCGCGGCTGTAGAGGTCGAGCCGAACGTCACCTCCGGCGACTATCTCTCGGGCCTGCTCCAGGGCACCCGTCAGGCCCTCTACGAAAACCACCGCGACTCCATCACCGTCACCATTGGCGAAGTGGACGCTCAACGGGTCGGGGCGCTGATTGCCCTCTACGATCGCGCCGTGGGCCTCTACGCCTCCCTGGTGAATATTAACGCCTACCACCAACCCGGCGTAGAAGCGGGCAAAAAAGCCGCCGCTGCGGTGCTAGATCTCCAGCGCCAGGTGCTCCAGGCGATCCAGAGCGCGGGTCGGCCGCTGTCCCTGGGAGAGCTGGCCGAGTCTCTGGGCGCGGGCGATCGCATTGAGAGCATTTACCTCACCCTGCGCCACCTAGCCGCCAACGATCGCGGCATTCGCCTAGAGGGAGACCCCGGACAGCCCGCAAGCCTCAAGGTATCGGCTGCCTAG
- a CDS encoding saccharopine dehydrogenase family protein has translation MTQQVLILGGAGRIGFSVAQDVLAHTEAEVTITGRQPAQGAIAAQQLGDRARFLALDLAEVEGLQRAIAAADLVIHCAGPFHYRDGRVLDQCIDQGVPYLDVSDNRSFTQRALAKGDRAAEAGVTAIVNTGIFPGISNSLVKRDVEQLDQVDTIHLSYIVAGSGGAGLTVMRTTFLGLQRPFQARIDGQWQEVEPYTEREAVEFPAPYGRAHVYWYEMPETVTLANTFGAKTVITKFGSLPDFYNHLTWMAAHRFPTALLQNPATVEFLSRVSYAMTNVTDRFSGIGVAMRSQVTGTKAGEAAQVVSSLVHPNTAIAAGAGTGSLAELILTGQLRKPGVWPVEAALSTAQFEATMAQRQVTLYPGQPTPLVLKGLKV, from the coding sequence ATGACCCAGCAGGTGTTGATTTTGGGAGGAGCGGGCCGCATCGGTTTCAGCGTGGCCCAGGATGTGCTGGCCCACACCGAAGCTGAAGTGACGATTACCGGTCGCCAGCCCGCTCAGGGGGCGATCGCCGCTCAGCAACTGGGCGATCGCGCGCGCTTTTTGGCCCTGGATCTGGCGGAGGTCGAGGGCCTCCAAAGGGCGATTGCCGCTGCTGACCTAGTGATTCACTGCGCAGGCCCCTTTCACTACCGAGACGGCCGCGTCCTCGACCAGTGCATCGACCAAGGCGTCCCCTACCTAGACGTCAGCGATAACCGCAGCTTTACCCAGCGAGCCCTGGCTAAGGGCGATCGCGCTGCTGAGGCCGGAGTCACCGCCATCGTCAACACCGGCATTTTTCCCGGCATTTCCAATAGCCTCGTCAAGCGGGATGTGGAGCAGCTCGACCAGGTAGACACCATTCACCTGAGCTACATCGTCGCGGGCTCGGGCGGCGCGGGTCTGACGGTGATGCGCACGACGTTTTTAGGGCTTCAGCGGCCCTTTCAGGCGCGCATCGACGGCCAGTGGCAGGAGGTCGAGCCCTATACCGAGCGAGAAGCGGTGGAGTTTCCGGCGCCCTATGGCCGCGCCCACGTGTACTGGTACGAAATGCCCGAAACGGTCACCCTGGCGAATACTTTCGGCGCCAAAACGGTGATCACCAAGTTTGGCTCCCTGCCCGACTTTTACAACCATCTCACCTGGATGGCGGCCCACCGCTTCCCGACGGCCCTGCTGCAAAATCCCGCCACCGTCGAGTTTCTCTCGCGGGTCAGCTACGCCATGACCAACGTCACCGATCGCTTTAGCGGTATCGGGGTGGCCATGCGCTCCCAGGTGACGGGCACCAAGGCCGGAGAAGCGGCCCAGGTCGTATCGAGCCTGGTGCACCCCAACACGGCGATCGCCGCGGGTGCAGGCACTGGCAGCCTAGCGGAGCTGATCCTGACGGGCCAACTGCGTAAACCGGGCGTGTGGCCCGTAGAGGCTGCCCTCTCGACGGCTCAGTTTGAAGCCACGATGGCCCAGCGCCAGGTCACGCTTTATCCGGGGCAGCCAACTCCCCTAGTCCTCAAAGGGCTCAAAGTCTGA
- the rd gene encoding rubredoxin, with protein sequence MQKYMCTICNHIYNPAEGDPDTGIAPGTAFEDLPEDWTCPACGAAKSDFEPFED encoded by the coding sequence TTGCAGAAATACATGTGCACCATTTGCAACCACATCTACAATCCGGCCGAAGGCGATCCAGACACAGGCATCGCGCCGGGAACTGCCTTCGAGGATCTGCCGGAGGACTGGACCTGTCCCGCCTGTGGCGCTGCCAAGTCAGACTTTGAGCCCTTTGAGGACTAG
- the crtO gene encoding beta-carotene ketolase CrtO: MDTYDVIIIGAGHNGLVCAAYLLKAGYSVLLLEKRSVPGGAATTEEVMPEEAPGFRFNLCAIDHEFIHLGPVVEELELTKYGLEYLPCDPVVFCPHPDGKYFLGHKSVEKTCAEIARYSDRDARKYAEFSAFWQKMIQALIPVFNAPPQSFLDIAGNYDLDKLRDLLAVLDIPHRTLDLVRLMLSSPEDLLNEWFDSEFLKAPLARLASELGAPPSQKGIAIGAIMMAMRHNPGMARPKGGTGALVDALVRLVREQGGVILTEQSVDRVLIDEGKVVGVRTHQGQEYRANHGVISNIDARRLFLQCVEAADVDAADPELRDRLTRKIVNNNETILKIDCALSEAPRFERFEHRDEFLIGSVLIADSVRQVEIAHSKPTVGEIPDADPSFYAVVPTMRDPSMAPPGQHTLWIEFFAPYQIAGAEGTGQNGTGWTTELKEQVADRVLDKLADYAPNLKQSIIARRVESPAELGDRLGAYKGNYYHMDMTLEQMVFLRPLPEIANYKTPLEGLYLTGAGTHPGGSISGMPGRNCARVFLQAQRSPWQSLAEAGRSLGGVAKSVFGLF; this comes from the coding sequence ATGGACACCTACGACGTGATTATCATTGGCGCAGGCCACAATGGGCTGGTTTGCGCTGCTTATCTGCTAAAAGCGGGCTATAGCGTCCTCTTGCTTGAGAAACGCTCCGTTCCTGGAGGCGCGGCCACGACTGAAGAAGTGATGCCCGAGGAGGCCCCTGGTTTTCGGTTCAACCTCTGCGCCATCGATCATGAGTTTATTCACCTCGGGCCGGTGGTGGAGGAGCTAGAGCTGACGAAGTACGGCCTGGAGTATCTGCCCTGTGATCCGGTGGTGTTTTGTCCCCACCCCGACGGCAAGTACTTTTTGGGGCACAAGTCGGTGGAAAAGACCTGCGCCGAGATTGCCCGCTACAGCGATCGCGACGCTCGCAAATACGCCGAATTTAGCGCCTTTTGGCAAAAGATGATTCAGGCCCTGATCCCGGTGTTTAACGCGCCGCCCCAGTCCTTTTTGGACATTGCGGGCAACTACGACCTGGACAAGCTGCGAGACCTGCTGGCGGTGTTGGATATTCCCCACCGCACGCTGGATCTGGTGCGCCTGATGCTCAGCAGCCCGGAAGATCTGCTCAACGAGTGGTTTGACAGCGAATTTCTCAAGGCTCCGCTGGCGCGCTTGGCTTCGGAGCTAGGAGCGCCGCCTTCGCAAAAAGGCATTGCCATCGGGGCGATCATGATGGCAATGCGTCACAACCCCGGCATGGCCCGACCGAAGGGCGGGACGGGGGCGCTGGTGGATGCCTTGGTGCGACTGGTGCGCGAGCAGGGCGGGGTGATCCTCACTGAGCAAAGTGTCGATCGCGTGCTGATCGACGAGGGCAAGGTGGTGGGGGTGCGCACTCACCAGGGCCAGGAGTATCGAGCCAACCACGGCGTGATTTCCAATATCGATGCGCGGCGGCTGTTTTTGCAGTGTGTCGAGGCGGCGGACGTGGACGCAGCGGACCCAGAACTGCGCGATCGCCTGACCCGCAAGATCGTCAACAACAACGAAACCATTCTGAAAATCGACTGTGCCCTGTCAGAGGCACCGCGCTTCGAGCGCTTTGAGCACCGGGACGAGTTTCTGATTGGCTCTGTGCTGATTGCCGATTCGGTGCGCCAGGTGGAAATTGCCCACAGCAAGCCGACGGTAGGCGAGATTCCCGATGCTGACCCGTCTTTCTATGCGGTGGTGCCGACGATGCGGGATCCCTCTATGGCGCCCCCCGGACAGCACACGCTGTGGATCGAGTTTTTTGCGCCCTACCAGATTGCGGGGGCGGAGGGCACGGGCCAAAACGGCACAGGCTGGACAACCGAGCTCAAGGAGCAGGTGGCTGATCGCGTGCTGGACAAGCTGGCGGACTATGCCCCTAATCTGAAGCAGTCGATTATCGCGCGGCGGGTCGAGAGTCCGGCAGAGCTGGGCGATCGCCTGGGTGCCTACAAGGGCAACTACTACCACATGGATATGACCCTGGAGCAGATGGTGTTTCTGCGGCCGCTGCCAGAGATTGCCAACTACAAAACCCCTCTGGAGGGCCTCTATCTCACCGGGGCGGGCACCCATCCGGGGGGCTCGATTTCGGGGATGCCGGGTCGCAACTGCGCGCGGGTGTTTTTGCAGGCCCAGCGATCGCCCTGGCAGTCGCTGGCGGAGGCGGGCCGATCTCTGGGAGGAGTCGCAAAGTCGGTGTTTGGGCTCTTCTAG
- a CDS encoding branched-chain amino acid ABC transporter permease produces the protein MDRYIGYLVFLTISTATFALYSLGLNLQWGFTGLINFGHVAFMTVGAYTTVLLSASGVPLLVAVIIGAAIAALLGLLVGFSTLRLREDYLAIVTIGVSEVVRLVALNEEWLTRGAFGVQRFPLPLERFDPNLLGRLGMIGLWTAIAALGGWQLWRWAMERPKAPRQIGDQPVKALRWSIGALITAALVSILGLVIYIAGAAALYDYTYKAGLMLLSVATVALVFWRLEWLVKSPWGRVLKAIREDEEVARALGKNVFWYKLQSFMLGGAIAGIAGAFYAWQLTAVYPDNFRPQITFDAWTIVVLGGAASNPGTLLGAVIFWAYDSVTRFALPAILPIDDARLGALRIMIIGLLLMVLMIWRPQGILGKKEELTLGR, from the coding sequence ATGGATCGATATATCGGTTACCTGGTTTTTCTCACGATTTCCACCGCAACCTTTGCCCTCTATAGCCTTGGCCTAAATCTCCAGTGGGGCTTCACGGGTTTGATCAATTTCGGCCATGTCGCTTTTATGACAGTAGGCGCTTACACGACGGTGCTGCTGAGCGCCAGCGGAGTGCCGCTGCTCGTGGCGGTGATCATCGGCGCGGCGATCGCAGCTTTGCTGGGATTGCTGGTGGGCTTTTCGACCCTGCGCCTGCGAGAGGACTACCTGGCTATCGTCACCATCGGTGTCTCAGAGGTGGTGCGCCTAGTCGCCCTCAACGAAGAGTGGCTGACTCGCGGAGCCTTTGGGGTCCAGCGCTTCCCTTTGCCGCTAGAGCGCTTTGACCCAAACCTGCTGGGCCGCCTGGGCATGATCGGCCTGTGGACGGCGATCGCGGCCTTGGGCGGCTGGCAGCTGTGGCGCTGGGCCATGGAGCGCCCCAAAGCGCCCAGACAAATCGGCGATCAGCCCGTCAAAGCCCTGCGCTGGTCCATCGGAGCCCTGATCACAGCGGCCTTGGTGAGCATTTTGGGGCTCGTGATCTACATCGCCGGAGCCGCCGCCCTCTACGACTACACCTACAAAGCGGGCCTGATGCTCCTGAGCGTCGCCACCGTAGCTTTGGTCTTTTGGCGGCTGGAGTGGCTGGTCAAGTCTCCCTGGGGCCGAGTCCTCAAGGCCATTCGCGAAGACGAAGAGGTCGCCCGAGCCCTCGGCAAGAATGTGTTTTGGTACAAGCTGCAATCTTTCATGCTGGGAGGAGCGATCGCGGGCATCGCGGGCGCCTTCTACGCCTGGCAGCTAACCGCCGTCTATCCCGACAACTTCCGGCCCCAGATCACCTTTGACGCCTGGACCATCGTCGTCCTCGGCGGCGCCGCCAGCAACCCTGGCACCCTCTTGGGCGCGGTGATTTTCTGGGCCTACGACTCCGTCACCCGCTTTGCCCTACCCGCCATTTTGCCCATCGACGACGCTCGCCTCGGCGCCCTGCGGATCATGATCATCGGCCTCCTGCTCATGGTCTTGATGATCTGGCGTCCCCAGGGCATCCTGGGCAAAAAAGAAGAGCTGACCCTAGGCCGCTAA
- a CDS encoding CmpA/NrtA family ABC transporter substrate-binding protein: MTLRTSRRKFLITVGASAASSILLKGCLGNPPSATNNASSSTPSAGPVAAGDAPETTTVKLGYVPIVESAPLIIAKEKGFFAKYGMTGAEVSKQASWASARDNVTIGSGNGGIDGGQWQMPMPHLITEGIITNGQKTPMYVLAQLNTQGNGIAISGIHAGKGLGLDISGAADYIKGFQSTNGRKFKAAHTFPNVNQDFWIRYWFAAGGIDPDNDIDLLAVPSPETVQGMRTGTMDAFSTGDPWPYRIVNDKIGFLAALTAEIWPYHPEEYLAIRADWVDKNPKATKAILKAVMEAQQWCDDPNNRAELIQIVSGRNYFNIPASILEPPYAGKYEMGDEKPAVNDFKKGPLYWKDDRGSVSYPYKSHDLWFLTETLRWGFHKNSITDIDTAKKIIDKVNREDLWLEAAKEAGFSDIPTSTSRGVETFFDGTQFDPENPEAYLNSLAIKRI, translated from the coding sequence ATGACCCTAAGAACGTCCCGTCGAAAGTTTTTGATCACCGTAGGTGCTTCCGCTGCTAGCTCGATCTTGCTAAAAGGATGCCTAGGTAATCCTCCTTCGGCCACCAATAACGCTTCCTCATCGACTCCCTCTGCTGGGCCTGTGGCCGCTGGCGATGCCCCCGAAACCACTACGGTTAAACTAGGCTACGTTCCCATTGTGGAATCTGCGCCTCTGATCATCGCAAAGGAAAAAGGCTTTTTCGCCAAGTATGGGATGACGGGCGCTGAAGTCTCCAAGCAGGCGAGCTGGGCCTCCGCACGGGATAATGTCACCATCGGTTCAGGCAATGGTGGTATTGATGGTGGTCAGTGGCAAATGCCTATGCCCCATCTGATTACCGAGGGCATCATTACAAACGGCCAAAAAACGCCAATGTATGTTCTCGCCCAGCTCAATACCCAGGGCAATGGTATCGCCATCTCCGGCATTCACGCTGGAAAGGGATTAGGGCTAGATATCTCGGGTGCAGCTGACTACATCAAGGGATTCCAATCGACCAACGGCCGTAAGTTTAAAGCTGCCCACACCTTCCCCAACGTGAACCAGGATTTCTGGATTCGCTATTGGTTCGCAGCGGGTGGAATTGACCCTGACAATGATATTGATTTGCTGGCTGTGCCGTCGCCAGAAACCGTTCAGGGCATGAGAACCGGCACCATGGACGCCTTTAGTACCGGTGACCCCTGGCCCTATCGAATTGTCAACGATAAAATCGGCTTCCTGGCGGCACTAACCGCTGAAATCTGGCCCTATCACCCCGAGGAGTATCTCGCTATCCGAGCTGATTGGGTTGATAAAAATCCCAAAGCAACCAAGGCCATTTTGAAGGCCGTCATGGAAGCACAGCAGTGGTGCGACGATCCGAATAACCGGGCAGAACTGATCCAGATTGTTTCCGGGCGCAATTACTTCAATATTCCGGCTAGCATCCTAGAGCCTCCCTATGCGGGCAAATATGAGATGGGAGATGAAAAGCCCGCCGTCAATGACTTCAAGAAAGGGCCGCTGTACTGGAAGGATGACCGAGGCAGTGTTTCTTATCCCTATAAGAGCCATGACCTCTGGTTCCTGACCGAGACGCTGCGGTGGGGCTTCCATAAGAATTCGATCACAGACATCGATACGGCCAAGAAAATCATTGACAAGGTCAACCGTGAGGACCTCTGGCTAGAAGCGGCGAAAGAAGCTGGCTTCTCGGATATTCCGACCAGTACCTCCCGGGGTGTAGAAACCTTCTTTGATGGCACCCAGTTCGATCCAGAGAACCCTGAAGCCTATCTCAACAGCCTAGCGATTAAGCGAATCTAG
- a CDS encoding GUN4 domain-containing protein: MATRKMPLYVAAAIAVLLTGSAVTYASLDPDRPSDDTDSLQRLQSLLERKQWQAASDLTWHLLNPSQAWDGQKQFPCDQLKAIDQLWVTQSDGLFGFSVQHELWRNLEDSGDRQTASPESVARFREQVGWTRPATTAPQATPLGYYPADQTWNETLAFGCVDDKCSAPSTVVETQASSWDILLPQLATCNV, from the coding sequence ATGGCCACCCGCAAAATGCCTCTCTACGTCGCTGCCGCGATCGCCGTTTTGCTCACGGGTTCTGCTGTGACCTATGCCTCGCTGGACCCCGATCGCCCGTCCGATGACACCGATTCTTTGCAGCGCCTCCAGAGCCTACTGGAGCGAAAGCAATGGCAAGCCGCCAGCGACCTGACTTGGCACCTCCTCAACCCCAGCCAGGCATGGGATGGACAAAAACAGTTTCCCTGCGACCAGCTCAAAGCCATTGATCAGCTATGGGTCACCCAAAGTGACGGCCTCTTTGGCTTTAGCGTGCAGCATGAGCTCTGGCGCAACCTCGAAGACAGCGGCGATCGCCAAACGGCCTCTCCCGAAAGCGTCGCCCGATTCCGCGAGCAAGTTGGCTGGACGCGGCCAGCGACCACCGCTCCCCAAGCAACGCCCCTCGGCTACTACCCCGCCGACCAAACCTGGAACGAAACCCTCGCCTTTGGCTGCGTCGACGATAAATGCTCAGCCCCTAGCACCGTCGTCGAAACCCAAGCCAGTAGCTGGGACATCCTCCTTCCCCAGCTCGCCACCTGTAATGTTTAG
- a CDS encoding ATP-binding protein has translation MKLSKPPKGRAFPLQLLLVLPFLLQIFGTVGLVGFLSFKNGQKAVNDLADRLIDRTGRAVDQHLDNYLAIPHKVIQMNADAVKMGLLDVRDREEVGRYFWHQMQIYDLTYIGMGLTTGEGVGAGRYDGKTLTIDDWSAQTSNNWSAYATDNQGNRTELLETLEWSNFSESWYLEPINAGKALWSRFYTINYPGYPYIAASAGRPIYDAQNRLLGMVSADIHLLRLSEFLRELDVSATGKVFILDRDGLLIASSSEQEPFVVRNGEIQRINGIDSPDPVVKSVTQSLQKQLTSFRNINDHQELHVEDAQGESYYVQVTPWQDKYGLDWIVVVTVPESAFMAQINANTRTSILLCIAALAIASVVGILTARWITRPIHRLNAASEAMASGDLEQTVEESGIQELNRLARSFNYMAGQLRETFAALAKSNEDLEDRVDQRTAELKQAMTELQRTQAQVIQSEKMSSLGQLVAGVAHEINNPVNFIHGNLVHIEEYTQDLLGFVSLYQDHYPNPEAEIQEEAEAIDLEFMQADLPKMLSSMKMGTDRIRQIVLSLRNFSRMDEAEIKPVDIHEGIDSTLMILQHRLKARPERPEVQVVKEYGNLPLVECYAGQLNQVFMNILTNAIDALEESNASRSYQDVQSHPNRITVRTRLRDDQWVEIAIADNGPGIPREIQQRIFNPFFTTKPIGKGTGMGMSISYQIVTEKHHGRLDCFSMPDQGTEFIIQIPVRQAAALMN, from the coding sequence ATGAAACTTTCCAAACCCCCTAAAGGTCGAGCCTTTCCACTACAGCTTCTCCTGGTTCTACCCTTTCTCTTGCAAATCTTCGGGACCGTGGGGCTCGTAGGTTTTCTGTCCTTCAAAAATGGCCAGAAGGCCGTCAACGATCTAGCCGATCGCCTGATCGATCGCACAGGGAGAGCCGTCGATCAGCATCTCGACAACTACCTCGCGATTCCTCACAAAGTCATCCAGATGAACGCTGATGCGGTGAAGATGGGGCTGCTGGATGTACGCGATCGCGAAGAAGTCGGGCGCTACTTTTGGCATCAAATGCAAATCTATGACCTCACCTACATAGGCATGGGCCTCACCACGGGCGAGGGCGTCGGCGCAGGACGCTACGACGGCAAAACTCTCACAATTGACGACTGGAGCGCTCAGACCTCCAACAACTGGTCTGCCTACGCCACCGACAACCAAGGCAACCGCACCGAGCTCCTAGAAACCCTAGAGTGGAGCAACTTCAGCGAATCCTGGTACCTAGAGCCCATCAACGCCGGCAAGGCCCTCTGGTCTCGCTTCTACACCATCAACTATCCCGGCTATCCCTACATTGCCGCCTCTGCCGGTCGCCCCATCTACGATGCCCAAAACCGCCTGCTCGGCATGGTCAGCGCCGACATTCATCTGCTCAGGCTGAGCGAGTTTTTGCGGGAGCTCGATGTCAGCGCCACCGGGAAAGTCTTCATTCTCGATCGCGACGGCCTCTTGATTGCCAGCTCCAGCGAGCAGGAGCCCTTTGTGGTGCGAAACGGCGAGATTCAGCGCATCAATGGCATTGATAGTCCCGATCCCGTTGTGAAGTCCGTCACCCAGAGTCTCCAAAAGCAGCTGACGTCCTTTAGGAACATCAACGATCATCAAGAGCTGCACGTCGAGGATGCCCAGGGGGAGTCCTATTACGTACAGGTGACTCCCTGGCAAGACAAGTACGGACTGGACTGGATTGTCGTGGTGACGGTGCCCGAGAGCGCCTTCATGGCCCAGATCAATGCCAACACTCGCACAAGCATTTTGCTGTGCATTGCGGCCCTGGCGATCGCTTCTGTCGTCGGGATTCTCACCGCTCGCTGGATCACGCGGCCAATCCATCGCCTCAACGCCGCTAGCGAAGCGATGGCCTCCGGCGATCTTGAGCAAACTGTGGAAGAAAGCGGCATCCAGGAGCTCAACCGGCTGGCGCGCTCCTTTAACTACATGGCGGGGCAGCTGCGGGAGACTTTCGCGGCGCTGGCCAAGAGCAATGAGGATCTCGAAGACCGGGTTGATCAGCGAACTGCTGAGCTCAAGCAGGCCATGACCGAGCTACAGCGAACCCAGGCCCAGGTGATCCAGAGCGAAAAGATGTCCAGCTTGGGTCAGCTGGTGGCGGGGGTAGCCCACGAAATCAACAATCCGGTGAATTTCATTCACGGCAATTTGGTCCACATTGAGGAGTACACCCAGGATTTGCTGGGGTTTGTGAGTCTCTATCAGGATCACTATCCCAATCCTGAAGCTGAGATCCAAGAAGAGGCCGAGGCGATCGACTTGGAGTTCATGCAGGCGGATTTGCCGAAGATGCTGTCCTCGATGAAGATGGGGACCGATCGCATTCGGCAAATTGTGCTGTCTCTGCGCAACTTCTCGCGGATGGATGAGGCAGAGATCAAGCCGGTGGACATCCACGAGGGAATCGACAGCACGCTGATGATCTTGCAGCACCGCCTGAAGGCGCGACCAGAGCGACCTGAAGTTCAGGTGGTCAAGGAGTATGGAAACCTGCCGCTGGTGGAGTGCTACGCAGGCCAGCTCAATCAGGTTTTTATGAATATTTTGACGAATGCGATCGATGCTCTAGAAGAGTCGAATGCGTCTCGCTCGTATCAAGATGTTCAGAGCCATCCCAATCGCATTACGGTGCGCACAAGATTGAGGGATGATCAGTGGGTGGAAATTGCGATCGCAGACAATGGCCCCGGCATTCCTCGGGAAATTCAGCAGCGAATTTTCAATCCCTTTTTCACAACCAAGCCCATCGGCAAGGGAACAGGCATGGGCATGTCGATCAGCTACCAAATCGTCACCGAAAAGCATCACGGCAGACTGGACTGCTTCTCGATGCCGGACCAAGGCACTGAGTTTATTATTCAGATTCCAGTCCGCCAAGCAGCGGCTCTCATGAACTAG
- a CDS encoding ABC transporter ATP-binding protein, with protein MDNNLTPPTDGSLEEILAQVEEQPARPPIPLLAAGGLCKSFGGLRAVDEAAIEVPRGSITGLIGPNGAGKTTLFNLLAGSIRADRGRVIFDGEPIQQLQSHQIALQGLVRTFQVARVLSRLSVLENMLLAVQKQTGENFWSAWFQPKQIAREEKAARDRALEILESVGLAHMAHEYAGSLSGGQRKLLEMARALMTNPKLVLLDEPAAGVNPTLINQICEHIVRWNQEGLSFLIIEHNMDVIMSLCDRVWVLAEGHNLASGTPEEIQNNPQVLEAYLGQ; from the coding sequence ATGGACAACAACCTAACCCCCCCCACCGACGGCTCTCTCGAAGAAATCTTGGCCCAAGTCGAAGAGCAGCCCGCCCGGCCCCCCATTCCCCTGCTGGCGGCGGGCGGCCTGTGCAAAAGCTTTGGGGGGCTGCGGGCCGTGGATGAAGCCGCCATCGAGGTGCCCCGCGGCAGCATCACGGGGCTCATCGGCCCCAACGGCGCTGGCAAAACGACGCTTTTTAACCTGCTAGCCGGGTCGATTCGGGCCGATCGGGGCCGCGTGATCTTCGACGGAGAGCCGATCCAGCAGCTGCAGTCCCACCAAATCGCCCTCCAGGGCCTCGTGCGCACCTTCCAGGTGGCGCGGGTGCTGTCGCGGCTGTCGGTCCTCGAAAATATGCTGCTAGCGGTGCAAAAGCAAACGGGCGAAAACTTCTGGAGCGCCTGGTTTCAGCCCAAGCAGATCGCCCGCGAGGAGAAAGCCGCCCGCGATCGCGCCCTAGAGATCCTCGAGTCTGTGGGGCTGGCGCACATGGCCCACGAGTACGCAGGCTCCCTCTCCGGCGGCCAGCGCAAGCTGCTGGAGATGGCCCGCGCCCTGATGACCAACCCCAAGCTGGTGCTGCTGGACGAGCCCGCCGCCGGCGTCAATCCCACGCTGATCAATCAAATCTGCGAGCACATCGTGCGCTGGAACCAAGAAGGCCTGAGCTTCTTGATCATCGAGCACAACATGGACGTGATCATGTCGCTGTGCGATCGCGTCTGGGTCCTCGCCGAGGGCCACAATCTCGCCTCCGGCACCCCCGAAGAAATCCAAAACAATCCCCAAGTCCTCGAGGCTTACCTGGGCCAATAA